One Chitinophagales bacterium genomic window carries:
- a CDS encoding polyprenyl synthetase: protein MPESLSKIKAPVEKELEVFERRFREAMKSRVPLLDRITYYIVQRKGKQMRPMFVLLSARLIGNISEKTYVAASLVELLHTATLVHDDVVDDAHMRRGFFSINALWKNKIAVLVGDYLLSRGLLLALEHGHYDLLNILSAAVKEMSEGELLQIEKARRLDIEEDVYYEIIRQKTASLIASACASGAASVTSEPAEVEKMRLFGEKVGMAFQIKDDLFDYGDEDIGKPRGIDIKERKMTLPLIYTLNHCPSSEKRYIINVFKNHNKDPRQVATVLRMVKERGGLDYAVSKMQVFRDEAMAILNTYPPNEARDSLARLIQFTIEREN from the coding sequence GTGCCCGAGTCACTGAGTAAAATAAAGGCCCCGGTTGAGAAAGAGCTGGAGGTTTTTGAGCGCAGGTTCAGGGAGGCTATGAAAAGCCGCGTGCCGCTGCTGGATAGGATCACCTACTATATCGTTCAGCGAAAGGGCAAGCAGATGCGTCCAATGTTTGTCTTGCTGAGTGCCAGGTTGATTGGGAATATTTCAGAAAAAACATATGTGGCGGCCTCCCTTGTGGAGCTGTTGCATACAGCCACGCTGGTACATGATGACGTGGTGGATGATGCGCATATGCGCAGAGGTTTTTTTTCTATAAACGCTCTTTGGAAAAACAAAATAGCGGTACTGGTAGGAGACTATCTGTTGTCAAGAGGCTTGTTGCTTGCACTGGAGCACGGGCATTATGATTTGCTGAACATATTGTCTGCTGCTGTGAAGGAAATGAGTGAGGGGGAATTGCTGCAGATTGAAAAAGCACGCAGGCTGGATATTGAGGAAGATGTGTATTATGAGATTATAAGGCAGAAAACAGCTTCGCTGATTGCCTCAGCCTGTGCCAGTGGTGCAGCTTCAGTAACCAGCGAGCCGGCAGAAGTGGAAAAGATGCGTTTGTTCGGGGAAAAGGTGGGTATGGCTTTTCAGATTAAAGACGATCTTTTTGATTATGGAGATGAAGACATCGGCAAACCGCGCGGCATTGATATTAAAGAGCGCAAGATGACCCTGCCGCTCATTTATACTTTGAATCACTGCCCCTCTTCAGAAAAACGGTATATAATCAACGTTTTTAAAAATCACAACAAAGACCCCAGACAAGTAGCTACAGTGCTCAGGATGGTGAAAGAACGAGGCGGACTGGATTATGCTGTAAGCAAAATGCAGGTCTTTCGCGATGAGGCTATGGCGATATTGAACACGTATCCCCCCAACGAAGCACGTGACAGCCTGGCCCGCCTTATTCAGTTTACAATTGAGCGAGAAAACTGA
- a CDS encoding DSBA oxidoreductase, giving the protein MPLEAQLFQQPAARSAGDKMRVEIWSDVVCPFCYIGKRNFEKALSSFPHRDKIDIVWKSFQLDPQAETRPDISVYAYLAQRKNISLAQSKQLHEHVTGMARKAGLDYHLDKVIPANTLKAHQMLHFARKQGKQNETKEALLRAYFTGGKNIDDLSTLLQIGSDLGLDTSALQDALLGNTLTDEVNQDIYEARQLGIQGVPYFLFNAQYAVSGAQPPEVFSATLQKAFNAWKQQGTE; this is encoded by the coding sequence ATGCCATTAGAAGCCCAGCTTTTTCAGCAGCCCGCAGCCCGCTCTGCCGGTGACAAAATGAGAGTAGAAATCTGGAGTGATGTGGTTTGCCCGTTTTGCTACATTGGCAAACGCAATTTTGAGAAGGCGTTAAGCAGTTTTCCGCACAGAGATAAGATAGACATTGTGTGGAAAAGCTTTCAGCTGGACCCGCAGGCTGAAACGCGGCCTGATATCAGTGTGTATGCCTACCTGGCTCAGCGTAAAAACATCAGCCTGGCCCAATCAAAGCAGCTGCATGAGCATGTAACCGGAATGGCCCGGAAGGCAGGGCTGGACTATCACCTGGATAAAGTCATTCCGGCAAATACCCTTAAAGCACATCAGATGCTGCATTTTGCCCGCAAACAGGGCAAACAAAATGAAACGAAAGAAGCCCTGCTACGCGCCTATTTCACAGGAGGAAAAAATATAGACGACCTTTCAACTCTTCTGCAAATAGGTTCGGATTTAGGTCTTGATACATCAGCATTGCAAGATGCTTTACTTGGTAACACGTTGACAGATGAAGTAAATCAAGACATCTATGAGGCACGTCAGTTGGGCATTCAGGGTGTGCCTTACTTCCTGTTTAATGCACAATATGCTGTTTCGGGAGCTCAGCCCCCGGAAGTATTCAGTGCCACCCTGCAAAAAGCATTCAATGCATGGAAACAGCAAGGCACTGAATAA
- the clpS gene encoding ATP-dependent Clp protease adaptor protein ClpS has protein sequence MMTQESVQKYTDVHTGTVDELVDVRYLVVYNDDVNTFDWVIQALIEICGHTEIQAEQVTLLVHYKGKAVAKEGPYEMLRPMKEGLTDRGIQATIE, from the coding sequence ATGATGACACAAGAATCCGTTCAGAAATATACTGATGTGCACACCGGCACAGTTGATGAGTTGGTAGATGTCCGGTATCTGGTAGTGTACAATGATGATGTGAATACTTTTGACTGGGTCATTCAGGCTCTGATAGAGATTTGCGGTCATACGGAAATACAGGCTGAGCAGGTTACGCTTCTGGTACACTATAAGGGAAAGGCTGTGGCAAAGGAAGGGCCATATGAAATGTTGCGTCCAATGAAAGAAGGTTTGACTGACCGCGGCATTCAAGCGACCATTGAATAA
- a CDS encoding NAD(P)-dependent oxidoreductase encodes MANILITGATGHLGSATIDYLIRKGFPPHQLRALARNENKAAELKRKGVRLVIADYNDYNSLVSAFKEAEKVFFISASDIPQRTRQHENVAKALKEAGVKHVVYTSFVRKTEGSSSPIAVVAEAHWKTEHWLKELDIPHTILRNNLYMDYIPFFIGDKVLETGMIYFPAGEGKAAVALRSEMAEAAASILMAEKTEKQVYNFSNVVSYAMTDVALAIEKASGKPIRYVSPSIDEYRKALKEAQVPEQYIELNIGFAHAIAQGEFDTPANDLETLLGRKPVSLEEFYKTLLSQKK; translated from the coding sequence ATGGCTAATATCCTCATAACAGGAGCAACCGGACACCTCGGTAGTGCCACTATTGATTACTTAATCCGCAAAGGGTTTCCCCCGCATCAGTTGCGGGCCTTGGCGAGAAATGAAAATAAAGCTGCCGAACTTAAACGCAAAGGTGTTAGGCTAGTAATAGCCGACTACAATGACTACAATTCTCTGGTTTCAGCCTTTAAAGAGGCGGAAAAAGTATTTTTTATCTCAGCGAGCGACATTCCGCAGCGCACCCGTCAGCACGAAAACGTAGCGAAAGCTCTTAAAGAAGCAGGAGTAAAACATGTGGTGTACACCAGTTTTGTACGAAAAACCGAAGGCAGCTCTTCCCCAATAGCCGTGGTGGCCGAGGCACACTGGAAAACCGAACATTGGCTTAAAGAACTGGATATTCCGCATACGATTCTGAGAAACAATCTGTACATGGATTATATTCCTTTCTTTATCGGGGATAAAGTGTTGGAAACCGGAATGATTTACTTCCCGGCAGGCGAGGGTAAAGCTGCCGTTGCGCTGCGCAGCGAAATGGCCGAAGCAGCTGCTTCCATTCTGATGGCAGAAAAAACAGAAAAGCAAGTGTATAATTTTTCCAATGTAGTTTCCTATGCTATGACAGATGTAGCCTTGGCTATAGAAAAGGCTTCAGGCAAACCCATCCGATATGTGTCTCCCTCAATAGATGAATACCGGAAGGCTTTGAAGGAAGCCCAGGTGCCTGAGCAGTATATTGAACTGAATATCGGTTTTGCCCATGCTATAGCTCAGGGAGAATTTGACACACCTGCCAATGACCTGGAAACACTGCTGGGCAGAAAGCCTGTCTCACTGGAAGAGTTTTACAAAACCCTGCTCAGCCAGAAAAAGTGA
- the ligA gene encoding DNA ligase yields MYTESQQRHLIQRTRQLLQRMAVPEGRQEAARLAADLREIIHFHDWRYYVLSDPAISDFEYDQLFKLLKQTEQQHPDLVTPDSPTQRVAYGLTKEFPQVSHLVPMLSLDNSYDEADLIEFDRRVKELTGVQQVEYCVEPKFDGASIAVIYENDLLKRAATRGDGAVGEEITNNIKVLRSLPLSAKFSSYGIYTAELRGEVIISKEHFNQINQKRLEEGLPVFINPRNTASGALRMQDAREVAGRGLEAFMYHLAYATDKEGKSVLIHKIKTHSNALELLYKLGFKSPYPVKKICANIQEVARYCEEWQTKRDDFPYEIDGMVVKVNAFRLQEKAGATSHHPRWAMAYKFKARQAVTRVNNIFFSVGRTGAITPVAQVEPVFLAGVTISNVSLFNEEILREKDIRIGDHVLIERAGDVIPYIVHALPEKRTGSEKIVHFPKHCPSCGSPVVKLPDETVVRCVNASCPAQVTGRIIHFVSASAMDIRGLGPSLVLKFYDAGLLKSIPDIYRLDYEKILQMPGFREKSVNNLKRAIEESKNRPLNRLIYGLGIRYVGEATAKTLMQAVEHLLEFKDWTVEQFEQLEDIGPKVAASLADFFHNPDNIRMLHELERLGVNLKSEKSTAHLSGKLAGKTFLFTGTLEHFSRSEAESLVEANGGKVAGSVNAKLNYLVVGAEPGSKLEKAKKLGTVHIISEQQFLDLLK; encoded by the coding sequence ATGTACACAGAATCGCAGCAACGTCACCTGATACAACGCACCCGTCAGCTTCTGCAGCGGATGGCAGTGCCCGAAGGCAGGCAAGAAGCAGCAAGGCTGGCTGCTGACCTGCGGGAGATCATTCATTTTCATGATTGGAGATATTATGTTCTTTCGGATCCGGCAATCAGCGATTTTGAGTATGACCAGTTGTTTAAGCTGCTGAAACAAACCGAACAGCAGCATCCTGATTTAGTCACTCCGGACTCACCTACGCAGCGCGTGGCTTATGGTCTTACCAAAGAATTTCCTCAGGTAAGCCATCTGGTGCCCATGCTTTCTTTGGATAACTCTTATGATGAAGCAGATCTGATTGAATTCGACCGGAGAGTAAAAGAACTGACAGGTGTGCAGCAGGTGGAATATTGTGTGGAGCCCAAGTTTGACGGGGCCAGTATTGCCGTCATTTATGAAAATGATTTGCTCAAGCGTGCTGCAACACGGGGCGATGGTGCAGTGGGAGAAGAAATTACCAATAACATCAAGGTGTTACGTTCGCTTCCCCTTTCAGCAAAATTTTCCAGTTACGGCATTTACACTGCAGAGTTGCGCGGGGAAGTCATCATCAGCAAAGAGCATTTCAACCAAATCAATCAAAAACGTCTGGAAGAAGGTCTCCCTGTGTTTATTAACCCGCGCAATACCGCTTCCGGAGCGTTACGCATGCAGGACGCCCGGGAAGTTGCAGGACGGGGGCTGGAAGCATTTATGTATCACCTGGCCTATGCTACTGATAAGGAAGGCAAAAGCGTACTCATCCATAAAATAAAAACCCACAGCAATGCTCTGGAGCTGCTATATAAGCTGGGTTTTAAGTCCCCCTATCCTGTGAAAAAGATTTGTGCCAACATACAAGAAGTAGCCAGATATTGTGAGGAATGGCAGACTAAACGAGATGACTTCCCTTACGAAATTGACGGCATGGTAGTGAAGGTGAATGCTTTCAGGCTGCAGGAAAAGGCTGGAGCCACTTCGCATCATCCGCGCTGGGCGATGGCCTATAAATTCAAGGCACGGCAGGCTGTCACCCGGGTAAACAATATCTTTTTCAGCGTAGGACGTACAGGAGCCATTACTCCGGTAGCTCAGGTGGAGCCTGTGTTTCTGGCCGGAGTTACCATCTCCAATGTGTCGCTGTTCAATGAAGAAATATTGAGAGAAAAAGATATCCGTATAGGAGATCATGTGCTTATTGAACGGGCAGGAGATGTTATCCCTTATATTGTGCATGCCCTGCCCGAGAAACGCACCGGGAGCGAAAAAATAGTGCATTTCCCGAAGCATTGTCCTTCGTGTGGTTCCCCTGTGGTAAAACTTCCTGATGAAACCGTAGTGCGCTGCGTCAATGCTTCTTGTCCGGCTCAGGTAACCGGAAGAATTATCCATTTTGTGTCTGCAAGTGCTATGGATATTCGCGGTCTGGGGCCCTCGCTGGTGCTGAAATTCTATGATGCCGGCCTGCTGAAAAGCATTCCGGACATTTACCGGCTGGATTATGAGAAGATTTTGCAAATGCCCGGCTTCCGGGAAAAATCAGTCAATAACCTTAAAAGAGCCATTGAAGAATCGAAAAATCGGCCACTTAACCGCCTTATTTACGGACTGGGCATCCGATATGTCGGGGAGGCAACAGCAAAAACCCTGATGCAGGCCGTTGAACATTTGCTGGAATTTAAGGATTGGACTGTTGAACAGTTTGAACAACTGGAAGACATAGGACCGAAGGTGGCTGCTTCGCTTGCCGATTTTTTTCACAACCCAGACAACATCCGGATGCTGCATGAACTGGAACGGCTGGGAGTAAATCTCAAGTCTGAGAAGAGTACGGCACACCTGTCAGGCAAACTGGCCGGCAAAACCTTTTTGTTTACCGGCACACTGGAACATTTTTCCCGTTCGGAGGCCGAATCTCTTGTGGAAGCCAACGGTGGAAAAGTGGCCGGCTCCGTGAATGCCAAATTAAATTATCTGGTTGTGGGCGCTGAGCCGGGCAGTAAGCTGGAAAAAGCCAAAAAGCTGGGTACGGTGCACATTATTTCCGAGCAACAATTTCTGGATTTGCTGAAGTGA
- a CDS encoding alpha/beta hydrolase produces MTKETIGIALQKKENIFIPGKHGKPIVADITWPVSSAPLPVVIFCHGFKGFKDWGYFNLAAEAFARSGIMFVKFNFSHNGTSPENPLEFVDLDAFANNNLSIELDDLGRVIDYVEQAHNLKPAPADTSRIFLAGHSRGGSVAILKAAEDGRIKKLVTWSAVSDFEKNWSPDLVEHWKTTGVLYVPNVRTGQQMPLHYQLYTDYITHRSRLRVLSAAAKIHIPFLIIHGTQDETVPFQDAEELHKACPTAKLLPIEGADHVFGGKHPWKSDTLPAPARQVILASADFLNAPC; encoded by the coding sequence ATGACAAAGGAAACCATTGGCATTGCTCTGCAGAAAAAAGAAAACATCTTTATTCCCGGCAAACACGGCAAACCCATTGTTGCCGACATCACCTGGCCGGTAAGCTCCGCTCCCCTGCCGGTTGTTATTTTCTGTCATGGATTCAAAGGATTTAAAGACTGGGGGTATTTTAATCTTGCTGCGGAAGCCTTTGCCCGCAGCGGAATTATGTTCGTGAAATTCAATTTCTCTCATAACGGCACCTCTCCGGAAAACCCGCTGGAATTTGTTGACCTGGATGCTTTCGCCAACAACAATCTGAGCATTGAACTGGATGATCTGGGCCGTGTGATTGACTATGTGGAGCAGGCGCACAATCTGAAACCAGCACCGGCCGACACCAGTCGCATCTTTCTTGCAGGTCATAGCCGCGGAGGCAGCGTTGCCATTCTGAAAGCTGCCGAGGATGGTCGCATCAAAAAACTGGTTACCTGGTCGGCCGTTAGTGATTTTGAAAAAAACTGGAGCCCTGATTTGGTAGAGCACTGGAAAACAACAGGAGTCCTCTACGTGCCCAATGTCCGCACCGGTCAACAGATGCCTTTACATTATCAACTCTATACGGATTATATTACTCACCGCTCACGGCTGCGTGTGCTTTCGGCCGCTGCAAAAATTCATATTCCCTTCCTGATCATCCATGGCACGCAGGATGAAACCGTTCCATTTCAGGATGCTGAGGAATTACATAAGGCATGCCCTACGGCAAAGCTGCTGCCCATAGAGGGCGCTGACCATGTTTTCGGAGGCAAGCACCCCTGGAAGTCTGACACACTCCCTGCACCGGCCAGACAGGTTATACTGGCATCTGCAGATTTCCTGAATGCACCCTGTTAA
- a CDS encoding dioxygenase has product MPVLFTSHGNPMDIPLNREQRPFWNTLYALGRTLENQYDIRAALIVSAHWCTRGSYVQISAQPRQIFDYYGFPEEYYKVYYSAPGAPEIASEVVRLAPAVKPTAEWGLDHGAWPMLMHLFPQGNIPVFQLSIHYDALPHYHYNLASQLKELRNRGVLIIGSGALIHNLPLAMQKLRNNDHTPYGWELDYDDWIKKQIIQRNVHNLIHYETSHALGELAAPTPDHYLPLLYTFGVMDSQDEIAFFYEEAPSLPAFSERSFIASKLSL; this is encoded by the coding sequence ATGCCGGTCTTGTTCACTTCACATGGTAACCCGATGGACATTCCATTAAACCGGGAACAACGCCCGTTCTGGAATACACTTTATGCACTGGGCAGAACTCTGGAAAATCAATACGATATCAGGGCAGCACTGATTGTTTCTGCGCACTGGTGCACCCGTGGCAGTTACGTCCAAATCTCTGCCCAGCCCAGACAGATTTTTGATTACTACGGATTTCCGGAGGAATACTATAAAGTATATTATTCAGCCCCTGGCGCTCCGGAAATCGCCTCTGAGGTGGTACGCCTTGCACCTGCCGTTAAGCCCACTGCTGAATGGGGTCTGGATCATGGCGCCTGGCCTATGCTCATGCATCTTTTCCCGCAAGGAAACATCCCTGTATTTCAGCTGAGCATTCACTATGATGCTCTGCCTCATTATCATTACAACCTCGCATCACAGCTCAAGGAACTTCGTAATCGTGGTGTGTTGATTATTGGCAGCGGTGCACTGATTCATAACTTGCCTCTGGCAATGCAAAAACTACGGAACAATGACCATACACCTTACGGGTGGGAACTGGACTATGATGACTGGATAAAAAAGCAAATCATCCAGCGCAACGTGCACAATCTCATCCACTATGAAACCAGCCATGCGCTGGGTGAGCTCGCAGCCCCCACACCCGACCACTACCTCCCGCTGTTGTACACTTTCGGGGTAATGGACAGCCAGGATGAAATAGCATTTTTCTATGAAGAAGCACCCTCCCTTCCGGCATTCAGTGAAAGAAGTTTTATAGCAAGTAAATTATCACTCTGA
- a CDS encoding phosphate transport system regulatory protein PhoU, with protein MTHLEEELGRLRNSVIEMMLLARSQLAKAKEAFLQHDTGLAQEIIRKETRINGMELAIDRDCENILALFNPVATDLRFVVSMLKINSDIERIGDYAESIADYVIEMPEPFKPEFLDRLHIGDMFEIAVRMVEQVTEGYRKGDTLLVRKVFNEDQGLNRINRAAPAIITELIQQNLGNTSQLLYLFSTIKKLERVGDHVKNIAEDIIFYFEAEVLKHRR; from the coding sequence ATGACTCACCTGGAAGAAGAACTTGGTCGTCTGCGTAATTCAGTGATTGAGATGATGCTCCTGGCGCGTTCCCAGCTTGCAAAAGCCAAAGAGGCCTTTCTCCAGCATGACACCGGCCTGGCTCAGGAAATAATCCGGAAAGAAACCCGCATCAATGGGATGGAACTCGCTATTGACCGCGATTGCGAAAACATTCTCGCCCTGTTTAATCCGGTTGCTACCGACCTGCGCTTCGTTGTGTCCATGCTTAAAATAAACTCCGATATTGAACGTATAGGCGATTATGCCGAAAGCATTGCCGACTATGTGATAGAAATGCCTGAGCCCTTTAAGCCTGAATTTTTGGATCGTCTCCACATCGGTGATATGTTTGAAATTGCAGTGCGCATGGTTGAGCAGGTTACAGAGGGATATCGCAAGGGAGATACTCTACTTGTGAGAAAAGTATTCAATGAAGATCAGGGCTTAAATCGCATCAACCGGGCTGCCCCGGCTATCATCACCGAACTGATTCAACAGAATCTTGGCAACACCAGTCAACTGCTTTACCTTTTTTCCACCATAAAAAAACTGGAACGGGTGGGTGATCACGTAAAGAACATAGCCGAAGATATCATCTTCTATTTTGAAGCAGAGGTGCTGAAACACCGCAGGTAG
- a CDS encoding peptidase M42 codes for MAINVKLLAEICETAGAPGYEERIRKIVLREVKKLVDDVSVDNMGNVIALKKGKSHKKAMVAAHMDEIGFIVNHIDDNGFLRFTTLGGFDPKTLTAQRVIVHGKKDLIGVMGSKPIHVMTPEERKKSPELTDYFIDLGLPKKEVEKYVEVGNPVTRERTLIEMGDCVNCKSLDNRVSVFILIEALREIKKPACDIYAVFTVQEEVGIRGAQVAAHHIEPDFGFGLDTTIAYDVPGAKPEEMVTRLGKGVAIKVMDSSAIADARMVEFMKATARRHKIPWQPEILIGGGTDTAGIQRMSPRGAIAGCISIPTRHIHQVIEMAHKNDIRGGIDLLKFSLQELDTFDWNFK; via the coding sequence ATGGCTATCAATGTGAAACTGCTTGCTGAAATCTGTGAAACAGCCGGTGCTCCCGGCTACGAAGAGCGCATCCGGAAAATTGTGTTGCGCGAAGTGAAAAAACTTGTGGATGATGTCTCCGTGGACAATATGGGCAACGTGATTGCACTGAAGAAAGGTAAGAGCCATAAAAAAGCCATGGTGGCTGCCCACATGGATGAAATCGGGTTCATAGTCAATCATATTGATGACAACGGATTTCTGCGCTTTACCACGCTGGGAGGATTTGATCCTAAAACCCTCACGGCTCAGCGGGTAATCGTGCATGGCAAAAAAGACCTTATCGGAGTAATGGGCTCCAAGCCCATTCATGTGATGACGCCAGAGGAGCGGAAAAAAAGCCCGGAGCTGACCGACTACTTCATAGATCTGGGGCTGCCCAAGAAAGAAGTGGAGAAATATGTGGAAGTGGGTAATCCGGTCACCCGTGAACGCACGCTTATTGAAATGGGTGATTGTGTCAACTGCAAATCACTGGATAACCGTGTTTCGGTGTTTATTTTAATTGAAGCGCTGCGGGAGATAAAAAAGCCTGCCTGTGATATTTATGCGGTGTTCACCGTACAGGAGGAAGTAGGTATCCGGGGCGCACAGGTTGCTGCGCACCATATAGAACCAGATTTCGGATTCGGGCTTGATACCACGATTGCCTATGATGTGCCGGGAGCTAAGCCCGAGGAAATGGTAACCCGATTAGGAAAAGGAGTGGCCATAAAGGTAATGGATAGTTCGGCTATTGCAGATGCCCGCATGGTGGAATTTATGAAAGCAACCGCACGCAGGCATAAAATACCCTGGCAACCTGAAATTCTCATCGGTGGCGGAACCGACACTGCCGGTATCCAACGCATGAGCCCCAGAGGAGCTATTGCCGGTTGTATTTCCATCCCTACCCGACATATACATCAGGTAATTGAAATGGCTCATAAAAATGACATACGGGGCGGCATTGACCTGCTGAAGTTCTCTCTGCAGGAGCTGGATACTTTTGACTGGAATTTCAAATAG